The Oscillatoria acuminata PCC 6304 genomic interval GTGGGAAATCACTTCCGAAACCACCGCTAACTTATAGTAACTCGGGGGTAAATTCAGATTGGGATCGAGAATATTCCCCTGAAAGATCCGCACTGGCAAGGCTTCACTCTCGGCGCTGGCTAACAGTTTTTGGGCGAATACAGCCGTGAGTTCCACCGCATCCACCGGATGTCCTTGTCTAGCTAAGGGGAAGGAATTGCGCCCGGTCCCGGCACCGACATCAAGAATGGGGGCTTGCTCCTTGTCGGTGAAGGTGGCAGCGACATCGATGATTTTGGCATCGGCATGGGGTCCAAATAAGGGACCGCTGCGATTTTTCACCCAGCCATCATATTTTTCTTCTAGGGATGAGGTGTGGATATTCGCCGTGATTTTTAACCCACTGGTCAATCCTTCCGTTGGACTCGGGGGGCTAAATTTGACGCTCAGACGCGCATGGGGAGAGGCCCGAAATCCCTCCGCCAAATGGGTGGACAAGGAGGTTTTCAAGGACTGAATTTGTTCGTCGCTGAGGGTTTGCCCAAGCCCTTTCATCACGCCGATGACCAGCTTGAGATGCTCATCGATCATGGCGGGGATGCAAGGCATCACGATTTCACCCATTGCCCCGGTCAGGTTTCTTAATTTGTGTCGCAGGGCCTGCGCTAACAGTTCCGGATCCCGCACGGGTTCGGTTTGGGATACGGAGAGCGAGGGGGGATTTGTTCGCGTCGATAACGGTTCTGCTCTCTGTTTAGAGGCTTCGGAAACCACAGATCATGCTCCTATGTTTTATGTTTATGGTCCAAAAATAGAAGTTCAATTCCAGGTTACTATGTTGGACAAGACTTACGCAAAGAAACCCTGGTTCTGCGGAAAATTAGGGCGGATTTGATTCATCTGTCTCCTCGGAGGATGATTCATGCCCTTGAAGGCGATCGCCTATGGATTGAGGGGATCATGGGTTTTCCGGTGTCACCCCTGTTACCCCTCTGTGGAAACGTCAATCTCGATCCATACTGGTATTGTTGCGAAGTATTACATTAGTCAGGACTAGGAATGGAATTTCAAGGAATAGAAACGCCACGGTTGGACTGGTCTGGAGACGCCTTAGCCATTGGGGTGTTTGAAGAGGCGACGGAAGTCACCGGGGAATTAGGGCAGCTTAATGACAAGCTAGGCGGGACGATCGCCGAACTGATTGCTGAGGTGGAGTTTAAAGGCAAGGACAATAGTAGCGCGGTGACTCGGGTTGGGGGTGGCAGTGCCATCCGCAAAATTATTTTGGTGGGGTTAGGCAAGTCCGAATCCCTCAGTGTGGATAGTTTGAGACGTGCTGCCGGGACTGCTGCCAAGGTGGCGAGTAAAGAAAAGTGCAAAACCCTGGGGATTGATCTGCCGGTGTGGAATAATGACCCGGATACCACGGCCCAGGCGACGGCAGAAGGGATAGAATTAGCCCTGTTTAAGGATTTGCGCTTTAAGTCGGACCCGGAAGAAACGGGATCGCCCCTGGAACGAGTGGAGTTGCTCGGGTTGGGCGATCGCCAAGCTGCGATTACCCGAGGTTTACAAATTGCTAGTGGGGTAAATTTAGCCCGGGAGTTGGTGGCGGCCCCCTCCAATATTGTCACGCCGATGTCAATGGCTCAAATGGCGGAGGAACTGGCGGCTGAATATGCTCTGGACCTGGAAATTCTGGAACAGGAAGATTGTGCAAACCTGGGAATGGGTGCATTTCTCGGGGTGGCGCAAGCGTCGGAAATGCCCCCGAAATTTATCCATTTGACCTATAAACCCCAGGGGACACCCCGGCGGAAATTGGCGATCGTGGGTAAGGGTTTGACCTTTGACTCGGGGGGGCTGAATATTAAGCCCACCGGCAGTGGCATTGAAATGATGAAGACGGATATGGCGGGTTCTGCGGCAACGTTTGGCGCGGCGAAGGCGATCGGACAATTAAAACCCGATGTCGAGGTGCACTTCATCACAGCAGTGACGGAGAATATGATTAGTGGTCGGGCGATGCACCCGGGAGATATCCTCACCGCCTCTAATGGTAAAACCATTGAGGTGAATAATACCGATGCGGAAGGTCGGTTAACCCTAGCGGATGCCTTGGTGTTTACGGAAAAACTGGGGGTGGATGCGATCGTGGATTTAGCCACCCTCACAGGAGCCTGTGTGGTTGCCCTCGGTAATGATATTGCCGGTTTGTGGAGCACCGATGAAGGGTTAGCCAGTCAGTTGCTCACCGCTTCCCAAACCGCTGGAGAAAAGTTCTGGCAGTTACCGATGGAAGAGTCCTATTTTGAGGGATTGAAGTCCCTGCACGCCGATATGAAAAATACCGGCCCGCGTCCCGGTGGCTCCATTACGGCAGCCCTCTTCCTCAAACAATTTGTAGACAAAACGCCTTGGGCTCATTTAGATATTGCAGGGCCGGTTTGGACGGAAAAAGATAAGGGGTATAACAGTTCCGGTGCAACAGGTTTCGGCGTCCGTACCCTGGTCAATTGGGTGCTGAATCCGGCTTAATCGATTCCCGGTGATTCGGGTTAGACACTGCCGATTCATAATCAGACCCTAAACCCTTTGTCATACAGGTTAACTCAGAAACCGGGTGGGTGAGATCAAGACCTGGGTCACCACCCGAGCCCTTTTCGTAAAAACTCAGTTTCTGGTCGTCATACGGAATTCGGTGGTCTCCAGGCGTTTTCTCTCTGATCCCAGGGCTTTGCGAGGCTCCGTCCTGTGAGCCTCTACCCTTGAGTCGCGTTGAGTTTTTGATCTCCAGCCCGGGAGGGGACGCCAAATTAATGTGGCGTCCCCTCCCGGGTTTTGCGAATAATCGGCCCGTCCTCCTGTGAAAAGGGTCCGGTCCTCGCTCTAGTTATATGTAGCATAAGATACTTTCGCTTAGGGAACTCCAAAAAATAAAATCTCCAAAACGTTCGTTCGTAGTGACGGATCAACGGAGTAGCCCTGTCACTGTAGGGGCGCAATGCGCAGGCCCTCCGGAGGGCCTGCGCATTGCGCCCCTACAGATACCTTCCTTTCAGTTGGAGGATTTATATTTTGCAATCCCCTTAATATCCCCCCTCAATCAGTTGTCTCTCCCTTTCGGGAGTTGGACCCGAGAAAAGTCGGAGCCATTCATGCTCAGTTTGAACGCGCAGGTTATCAATATCCTGGATTCCACAAAATTCATCCATCTCCAAGTAAATCGTCAGGAATAGGTCTAAAGTTAGAGAGTAAACTTATTGAATTCCACCGTTCTATCTCTATAGATAGATTACCCACTTCTGGCAATTCCTGAAGAAGTAGGCATGGTGGGATAAATTAAAATAATTGCAACAATTGAGTGATTAATTCAATACTTGTTAGTGCAAATAATTCTTCTATCTAAAGGCAGTAATTTTAGTTCATCAAAGTAAATTTTTGGCGAAGAGAATATAAAGTTTTAAAGAATTTTCTCTGATGGGGGTTATTTCTTTTAAAAAAATCATGTAAAGTCGCTTTAGATAGTCCCGCACTCTTAATTACATCGGAAATAAAAACTTTCACCTTCAAAAGTATTGACGGCAACTTTAATAAATTTGTTGCTGGATAAAACGCACCATTCACAGGATTTACGAAAGTGATATCCCTGTTTTAGAGAACAAACAGAATAGGTCCCTATCTCCAGACCTCCCGCTCCTAATTTGCAGACTTCCGCCAAAGGTTATTGGCACATCCACCATTTAACTACTCATGACATTTACAACCAAGAGGTCCTATGAATTCAGGCAAACTATTACAGTTTTTCGCCCTAGCTGGGTTGACTATCAGTTCGTTTTCCATCGCTACAGCCCATCCCGCTCATGCTGATTTAACGACATCCAGTCTCCCGGATTGGGAGGAAAATCCCTTAGAAAACCGCTTTGAGCGCCTCACTCGGGGAATCAACTTAAGTCACTGGTTTTCCCAAAGTGAGACTTACAATCCGTTTCACATGGAAAATTTTATCAGCGATGAGGATCTTGATTTGCTGGCAGGTTTGGGATTCCAGCACGTTCGTCTCCCGGTGGATCCGGCTCTTTTGATGGACTTGAGCAATCCCGCCTCACTCAATCCAGAATATTTGGGCTACTTAGACTCAGCCCTCGATCGCCTCCTGGAACGAGATTTAGGGGTGATTGTAGATTTGCAAGCCAACTATGATTATAAAGCCTATTTGGCCAGCGATGATCAGTTTGTTGATACATTTGTCCAGTTTTCCGGCACATTAGCACAACATCTCAGTCCCCGAGACCCTGATTTCCTCTTTTTAGAAGTGCTCAATGAACCTTCTTTTAACTTCTTTGCACCGGAAGATATCGATCCAGTCAAACGATGGGATTGGGTTCAGGGGGAGATTTTAGGTGCATTTCGGTCCGGTGCCCCTGAGCATACGGCGATCGCAACTGGATATGATTGGAGTGGCATTGACGGATTGCAGAAGCTCACTCCGGTTGCCGACCCCAATGTAGTCTACAATTTCCACTTTTACGAACCGATGTCCTTTACCCATCAAGGGGCTGACTGGATAGACGATCACTTTAAGCTGATTTGGGATCTCCCTTATCCTTATAATCAAGTCGAATGTGATGCCGTAATCTTCCGAATGCCCGATGAAGACTTACGGCACATAGCCCAGTCCTATTGCGATCAACAGTGGAATTCCGATAAAATCAAAGCCCGAATCGGACTCGCTGCGGCATGGGCGACAGAACATAATGTTCGTCTGACTGCGAATGAGTTCGGTGTTTATCGAAATTTTGTCCAGGAAGAAGACCGGGCCTCGTGGATGTATGATGTGCGAACGGCTTTGGAAGAATACGATATCGGCTGGGCCATGTGGGATTATACAGGAGGATTTGGCCTATTTGACAAGATGGATGAAGAACGCATCCTCAATCAAAGCATGGTAGAAGCCCTAGGACTCTCTATGGTGGAGATAGTTATAGAGACAAAAGACCCGACTCAGGAAGAGGTGGCGATTCTGGACCCGATTGTCATTCCTCCGGTAGAGATAGGGGAGAGACGGGAGACCGCCATCGAGAGACGGGAGATGGCGATTTTGGAACCGATTGTCATTTCTCCGGTAGAGAGTGAGGAGATGCAAGAGGTGGATGACATATTCCAGGAGATTGTCATACCGCCGTTGGAGATGGAGAAGAGGGAGGCAGTCGCAATTCTTAACCCGCCAATGATTGCTTTAGATATGACGGATGAAGCCAAGAGTCCACTTAAGATTCCCGAACCTTCTGCGATCGCCGGATTAGTCCTGCTGGGTGTTTCGAGTTTG includes:
- a CDS encoding class I SAM-dependent methyltransferase, with product MVSEASKQRAEPLSTRTNPPSLSVSQTEPVRDPELLAQALRHKLRNLTGAMGEIVMPCIPAMIDEHLKLVIGVMKGLGQTLSDEQIQSLKTSLSTHLAEGFRASPHARLSVKFSPPSPTEGLTSGLKITANIHTSSLEEKYDGWVKNRSGPLFGPHADAKIIDVAATFTDKEQAPILDVGAGTGRNSFPLARQGHPVDAVELTAVFAQKLLASAESEALPVRIFQGNILDPNLNLPPSYYKLAVVSEVISHFRNINQVRILLAKLCAGLESGGLLLFNVFLPIDGYQPDETVRQMAEVVWSYLLTRDELKLAMAGLPLEILSEESVYEYEQAHLPSEAWPPTWWFISWATGRNIFPFAATPPVELRWVLCRRK
- a CDS encoding glycoside hydrolase family 5 protein yields the protein MNSGKLLQFFALAGLTISSFSIATAHPAHADLTTSSLPDWEENPLENRFERLTRGINLSHWFSQSETYNPFHMENFISDEDLDLLAGLGFQHVRLPVDPALLMDLSNPASLNPEYLGYLDSALDRLLERDLGVIVDLQANYDYKAYLASDDQFVDTFVQFSGTLAQHLSPRDPDFLFLEVLNEPSFNFFAPEDIDPVKRWDWVQGEILGAFRSGAPEHTAIATGYDWSGIDGLQKLTPVADPNVVYNFHFYEPMSFTHQGADWIDDHFKLIWDLPYPYNQVECDAVIFRMPDEDLRHIAQSYCDQQWNSDKIKARIGLAAAWATEHNVRLTANEFGVYRNFVQEEDRASWMYDVRTALEEYDIGWAMWDYTGGFGLFDKMDEERILNQSMVEALGLSMVEIVIETKDPTQEEVAILDPIVIPPVEIGERRETAIERREMAILEPIVISPVESEEMQEVDDIFQEIVIPPLEMEKREAVAILNPPMIALDMTDEAKSPLKIPEPSAIAGLVLLGVSSLGMKRRYCNQ
- a CDS encoding leucyl aminopeptidase, with the translated sequence MEFQGIETPRLDWSGDALAIGVFEEATEVTGELGQLNDKLGGTIAELIAEVEFKGKDNSSAVTRVGGGSAIRKIILVGLGKSESLSVDSLRRAAGTAAKVASKEKCKTLGIDLPVWNNDPDTTAQATAEGIELALFKDLRFKSDPEETGSPLERVELLGLGDRQAAITRGLQIASGVNLARELVAAPSNIVTPMSMAQMAEELAAEYALDLEILEQEDCANLGMGAFLGVAQASEMPPKFIHLTYKPQGTPRRKLAIVGKGLTFDSGGLNIKPTGSGIEMMKTDMAGSAATFGAAKAIGQLKPDVEVHFITAVTENMISGRAMHPGDILTASNGKTIEVNNTDAEGRLTLADALVFTEKLGVDAIVDLATLTGACVVALGNDIAGLWSTDEGLASQLLTASQTAGEKFWQLPMEESYFEGLKSLHADMKNTGPRPGGSITAALFLKQFVDKTPWAHLDIAGPVWTEKDKGYNSSGATGFGVRTLVNWVLNPA